Proteins co-encoded in one Marmota flaviventris isolate mMarFla1 chromosome 9, mMarFla1.hap1, whole genome shotgun sequence genomic window:
- the Birc2 gene encoding baculoviral IAP repeat-containing protein 2, with translation MEDSTILSNWTNNNKQTMKYDFSCELYRMSTYSTFPIGVPVSERSLARAGFYYTGVNDKVRCFSCGLMLDNWKQGDSPIEKHKQLYPSCSFIQNLVSASLQATSKNTSPLRNHFAHSLSPSLERSGSFSDSVSCLSPNPLNSRAVEDFSPLRTNPYSYAMSTEEARFLTYNMWPLTFLSPLELARAGFYYVGPGDRVACFACGGKLSNWEPKDDAMSEHRRHFPNCPFLENSLETLRFSISNLSMQTHTARMRTFMYWPASVPVQPEQLASAGFYYVDRNDDVKCFCCDGGLRCWESGDDPWVEHAKWFPRCEFLIRMKGQEFVDEIQARYPHLLEQLLSTSDTTGEENAEPIVHLGPGESSSEDAVMMNTPVVKSALEMGFSRSLVKQTVQSKILTTGENYKTVNDIVSALLDAEDERREEEKERQAEEMASDDLSLIRKNRMALFQQLTCVLPILDNLLKANVINKQEHDIIKQKTQIPLQARELIDTILVKGNAAANIFKNCLKEIDSTLYENLFVGKNMKYIPTEDVSGLSLEEQLRRLQEERTCKVCMDKEVSIVFIPCGHLVVCQECAPSLRKCPICRGIIKGTVRTFLS, from the exons ATGGAAGACAGCACAATCTTGTCAAATTGgacaaataacaacaaacaaacaatgaagTATGATTTTTCATGTGAGCTCTACAGAATGTCTACATATTCAACTTTCCCCATCGGTGTTCCTGTTTCAGAAAGGAGTCTTGCTCGTGCTGGTTTTTATTACACTGGTGTGAATGACAAAGTCAGATGTTTCTCTTGTGGCCTGATGCTGGATAATTGGAAACAAGGAGACAGTCCTATTGAAAAGCATAAACAGCTATATCCTAGCTGCAGCTTTATTCAGAATCTGGTTTCAGCTAGTCTGCAAGCCACCTCTAAGAATACCTCTCCCTTGAGAAACCATTTTGCACATTCATTATCTCCTAGTTTGGAACGGAGTGGCTCATTCAGCGATTCTGTTTCCTGCCTTTCACCGAATCCTCTTAATTCTAGAGCTGTGGAAGACTTCTCTCCTTTGAGGACTAACCCCTATAGTTATGCAATGAGTACTGAAGAAGCCAGATTTCTTACTTATAATATGTGGCCCTTAACCTTTTTGTCACCATTGGAATTGGCGAGAGCTGGCTTTTACTATGTAGGACCTGGAGATAGGGTAGCCTGCTTTGCCTGTGGTGGGAAGCTAAGTAACTGGGAACCAAAGGATGATGCTATGTCAGAACACAGGAGACATTTTCCCAACTGTCCGTTTTTGGAAAATTCTCTAGAAACGCTGAGGTTTAGTATTTCAAATCTGAGCATGCAGACACACACAGCTCGAATGAGAACATTTATGTACTGGCCAGCTAGTGTTCCAGTTCAGCCTGAGCAGCTTGCGAGTGCTGGATTTTATTACGTGg atcGCAATGATGATGTCAAATGCTTTTGTTGTGATGGTGGCTTGAGATGTTGGGAATCTGGAGATGATCCATGGGTAGAACATGCCAAATGGTTTCcaag gtGTGAGTTCTTGATACGAATGAAAGGGCAAGAGTTTGTTGATGAGATTCAAGCTAGATATCCTCATCTTCTTGAACAG CTGTTGTCAACTTCAGATACTACTGGAGAAGAAAATGCTGAACCAA TTGTTCATTTGGGACCTGGAGAAAGTTCTTCAGAAGATGCAGTCATGATGAATACACCTGTGGTTAAATCTGCTTTGGAAATGGGCTTTAGTAGAAGTCTGGTAAAACAGACAGTTCAAAGTAAAATCCTAACCACTGGAGAGAATTATAAAACAGTTAATGATATTGTATCAGCACTTCTTGATGCTGAAGatgaaagaagagaagaggagaaggaaagacaaGCTGAAGAAATGGCATCAG atgattTGTCATTAATACGGAAGAATAGAATGGCTCTTTTTCAACAGTTGACATGTGTCCTTCCTATCTTGGATAATCTTTTAAAGGCCAATGTAATTAATAAACAGGAACATgatattattaaacaaaaaacacagatACCTTTACAAGCAAGAGAACTGATTGATACCATTTTAGTTAAAGGAAATGCTGCAGCCAACATCTTCAAAAACTGTCTAAAGGAAATTGACTCTACATTATATGAGAACTTATTTG TGGGAAAGAATATGAAGTATATTCCAACAGAAGATGTTTCAG GTCTGTCGCTAGAAGAACAGTTGAGGAGATTACAAGAAGAAAGAACCTGCAAAGTGTGTATGGACAAAGAAGTTTCTATTGTGTTCATTCCTTGTGGTCATCTGGTAGTATGCCAGGAGTGTGCCCCATCTCTAAGAAAATGTCCTATTTGCAGGGGTATAATCAAGGGTACTGTTCGAACATTTCTCTCATAA